The Ovis aries strain OAR_USU_Benz2616 breed Rambouillet chromosome 6, ARS-UI_Ramb_v3.0, whole genome shotgun sequence genome includes a window with the following:
- the SLC10A4 gene encoding sodium/bile acid cotransporter 4 codes for MDSTGNATLLFGTDNATLLFGTDNATLFFGQSTLLPDNYTLSPTASSLSPGPDAPLTPASSAGPGPVLSVAPGPGVSFSPGPTPTPAPTAGSFAGGAGGPSPTLFARPEAAHEPPFWDTPLNHGLNVLVGAALCITMLGLGCTVDGNHFGAHVRRPVGALLAALCQFGFLPLLAFLLALAFSLDGSAAVAVLLCGCCPGGNLSNLMSLLVDGDMNLSIIMTISSTLLALVLMPLCLWIYSRPWIDTPLVQLLPIGTVILTLCSTLIPIGLGVFIRYRYSRVADYIVKISLWSLLMTLVVLFILTGTMLGPELLASIPAAVYVVAIFMPLAGYASGYGLATLFHLPPNCKRTVSLETGSQNVQLCTAILKLAFPPQNIGSMYMFPLLYALFQSAEAGIFVLIYKMYGSGVLHKQDPLEDEDTDISYKKLKEEEMADTSYGTVKADNLIMMETTQTSL; via the exons ATGGACAGCACCGGCAACGCCACCCTGCTCTTCGGCACCGACAACGCCACCCTGCTCTTCGGCACCGACAACGCCACCCTGTTCTTCGGCCAGTCCACGCTGCTCCCGGACAATTACACCTTGTCGCCCACCGCCAGCAGCCTGAGTCCCGGCCCGGACGCACCCCTCACACCGGCCTCCAGCGCCGGCCCCGGCCCCGTGCTCAGTGTGGCACCCGGGCCCGGAGTCAGTTTCAGCCCCGGCCCCACTCCGACCCCGGCGCCGACGGCCGGCAGCTTCGCGGGCGGGGCGGGTGGCCCAAGCCCGACCCTGTTCGCTCGGCCCGAGGCGGCCCACGAGCCCCCGTTCTGGGACACGCCGCTGAACCACGGGCTGAACGTGTTGGTGGGCGCCGCCCTGTGCATCACCATGCTGGGCCTGGGCTGCACGGTGGACGGGAACCATTTCGGGGCTCACGTCCGCCGGCCGGTGGGCGCGCTGCTGGCCGCGCTCTGCCAGTTCGGCTTCCTGCCGCTGCTGGCCTTCTTGCTGGCGCTCGCCTTCTCCCTGGACGGCTCGGCCGCCGTGGCGGTGCTCCTATGTGGCTGCTGTCCCGGGGGGAATCTCTCCAACCTCATGTCCCTGCTCGTGGACGGCGACATGAACCTCAG CATCATCATGACCATCTCCTCCACTCTCCTGGCCCTGGTCTTGATGCCTCTGTGCCTGTGGATCTACAGCCGGCCTTGGATCGACACTCCCCTGGTGCAGTTACTACCCATAGGGACAGTGATCCTGACCCTCTGCAGCACTCTCATCCCCATCGGTTTAGGCGTCTTCATTCGCTACAGATACAGCCGGGTGGCTGACTACATTGTGAAG ATTTCCCTCTGGTCTCTGCTAATGACGCTGGTGGTCCTTTTCATATTGACTGGCACTATGCTAGGACCTGAACTGTTGGCCAGTATTCCAGCAGCTGTTTATGTGGTAGCGATTTTTATGCCTTTGGCAGGCTATGCCTCAGGCTACGGCTTAGCTACTCTCTTTCATCTTCCGCCCAACTGCAAGAGGACGGTGAGCCTGGAAACAGGGAGCCAAAATGTGCAGCTCTGTACCGCCATCCTGAAACTGGCATTTCCACCACAAAACATAGGAAGTATGTACATGTTTCCCTTGCTTTATGCCCTTTTCCAGTCTGCGGAAGCagggatttttgttttaatatataaaatgtatggaAGCGGAGTACTGCACAAGCAAGATCCTCTAGAAGATGAAGATACAGATATTTCTtataagaaactgaaagaagaggaaatggcagacaCGTCCTATGGCACAGTGAAAGCAGATAATTTAATTATGATGGAAACCACTCAGACTTCGCTCTAA
- the ZAR1 gene encoding zygote arrest protein 1 isoform X2 — protein MAALGDVVLDGYLYPACALYSYRCLYPAAAAKGKSGADEGGWRPRGGGYPPVSSSSDGAASSSFPGHGQLAAAEYVHGYHRAQLMALLSQVGPRRVSTRDAAVQVNPCRDVSVQCSLGRRTLGRRAREFGPSPDPEGAADAGGSCPASPQRARKGPEQDSPPSRAPRRVRFLRTLAVYSPVASRCLATLLEGAEAAAGQQTPGEPEAEREPPPARPRGPEAGDGSASKVSQRLQPEEDEAQAAVPASREQPPPVAKVPGTAGERSSPRSPQPGKERLRFQFLEQKYGYYHCKDCNIRWESAYVWCVQGTNKNCKQTRCSCPVKLRHVDPKRPHRQDLCGRCKGKRLSCDSTFSFKYII, from the exons ATGGCTGCCCTGGGGGACGTCGTCCTGGATGGTTACCTGTACCCGGCGTGCGCCCTCTACTCGTACCGGTGCCTCTACCCGGCCGCCGCCGCCAAGGGAAAAAGCGGGGCGGACGAGGGTGGCTGGCGACCCCGGGGCGGGGGCTACCCTCCCGTTTCCTCCTCCTCCGACGGCGCGGCCTCGTCGTCGTTCCCGGGCCACGGGCAGCTGGCGGCCGCCGAGTACGTCCACGGCTACCACCGCGCGCAGCTCATGGCCCTGCTGTCGCAGGTGGGCCCCCGCCGGGTCAGCACTCGGGATGCGGCGGTGCAGGTGAACCCGTGCCGCGACGTGTCGGTGCAGTGCTCGCTGGGGCGGCGGACGCTGGGGCGCAGGGCCCGCGAGTTCGGTCCGAGTCCGGATCCCGAGGGCGCGGCGGACGCGGGCGGCAGCTGCCCGGCCTCCCCGCAGCGCGCCCGCAAGGGCCCGGAGCAGGACAGCCCGCCGAGCCGCGCCCCGCGGCGCGTGCGTTTCCTGCGCACCTTGGCCGTGTACTCGCCCGTGGCCTCCCGCTGCCTAGCCACCCTCCTGGAGGGGGCCGAGGCCGCGGCGGGCCAGCAGACGCCCGGGGAGCCGGAGGCTGAGCGAGAGCCGCCGCCTGCGAGGCCCCGAGGCCCCGAGGCGGGAGACGGGTCGGCGAGCAAGGTGTCCCAGCGGCTGCAGCCTGAGGAGGACGAGGCCCAGGCCGCAGTACCCGCGAGCCGCGAGCAGCCCCCGCCCGTCGCCAAGGTCCCGGGCACCGCTGGCGAGAGATCGTCGCCCCGGAGCCCCCAGCCGGGCAAAGAGCGCCTGCGCTTCCAG TTCTTAGAGCAGAAGTATGGCTACTATCACTGCAAGGACTGCAATATCCGCTGGGAAAGTGCCTATGTGTGGTGTGTACAAGGCACTAACAAG aattgtAAACAGACTAGATGCTCCTGCCCGGTGAAACTTCGCCATGTGGACCCCAAAAGGCCCCACCGTCAAGATTTGTGTGGGAGATGCAAAGGCAAACGCCTATCCTGTGACAGCACTTTCAGTttcaaatatatcatttaa
- the ZAR1 gene encoding zygote arrest protein 1 isoform X1: MAALGDVVLDGYLYPACALYSYRCLYPAAAAKGKSGADEGGWRPRGGGYPPVSSSSDGAASSSFPGHGQLAAAEYVHGYHRAQLMALLSQVGPRRVSTRDAAVQVNPCRDVSVQCSLGRRTLGRRAREFGPSPDPEGAADAGGSCPASPQRARKGPEQDSPPSRAPRRVRFLRTLAVYSPVASRCLATLLEGAEAAAGQQTPGEPEAEREPPPARPRGPEAGDGSASKVSQRLQPEEDEAQAAVPASREQPPPVAKVPGTAGERSSPRSPQPGKERLRFQFLEQKYGYYHCKDCNIRWESAYVWCVQGTNKVYYKQFCRTCQKSYNPYRVEDITCQNCKQTRCSCPVKLRHVDPKRPHRQDLCGRCKGKRLSCDSTFSFKYII; encoded by the exons ATGGCTGCCCTGGGGGACGTCGTCCTGGATGGTTACCTGTACCCGGCGTGCGCCCTCTACTCGTACCGGTGCCTCTACCCGGCCGCCGCCGCCAAGGGAAAAAGCGGGGCGGACGAGGGTGGCTGGCGACCCCGGGGCGGGGGCTACCCTCCCGTTTCCTCCTCCTCCGACGGCGCGGCCTCGTCGTCGTTCCCGGGCCACGGGCAGCTGGCGGCCGCCGAGTACGTCCACGGCTACCACCGCGCGCAGCTCATGGCCCTGCTGTCGCAGGTGGGCCCCCGCCGGGTCAGCACTCGGGATGCGGCGGTGCAGGTGAACCCGTGCCGCGACGTGTCGGTGCAGTGCTCGCTGGGGCGGCGGACGCTGGGGCGCAGGGCCCGCGAGTTCGGTCCGAGTCCGGATCCCGAGGGCGCGGCGGACGCGGGCGGCAGCTGCCCGGCCTCCCCGCAGCGCGCCCGCAAGGGCCCGGAGCAGGACAGCCCGCCGAGCCGCGCCCCGCGGCGCGTGCGTTTCCTGCGCACCTTGGCCGTGTACTCGCCCGTGGCCTCCCGCTGCCTAGCCACCCTCCTGGAGGGGGCCGAGGCCGCGGCGGGCCAGCAGACGCCCGGGGAGCCGGAGGCTGAGCGAGAGCCGCCGCCTGCGAGGCCCCGAGGCCCCGAGGCGGGAGACGGGTCGGCGAGCAAGGTGTCCCAGCGGCTGCAGCCTGAGGAGGACGAGGCCCAGGCCGCAGTACCCGCGAGCCGCGAGCAGCCCCCGCCCGTCGCCAAGGTCCCGGGCACCGCTGGCGAGAGATCGTCGCCCCGGAGCCCCCAGCCGGGCAAAGAGCGCCTGCGCTTCCAG TTCTTAGAGCAGAAGTATGGCTACTATCACTGCAAGGACTGCAATATCCGCTGGGAAAGTGCCTATGTGTGGTGTGTACAAGGCACTAACAAG GTTTACTACAAGCAGTTTTGCCGAACATGCCAGAAGTCTTATAACCCTTACCGAGTGGAGGATATCACCTGCCAA aattgtAAACAGACTAGATGCTCCTGCCCGGTGAAACTTCGCCATGTGGACCCCAAAAGGCCCCACCGTCAAGATTTGTGTGGGAGATGCAAAGGCAAACGCCTATCCTGTGACAGCACTTTCAGTttcaaatatatcatttaa